The Deltaproteobacteria bacterium genomic interval GTCAGGTGTTTGATAAAGCCAAACGAGAAGGCATCCTGAGTACACTGGAGGCGGTCCGCAATCGCCTCGACCAACCGATGGCCCTTGGGTATAGCAGTGCGGGAACTGTTCTTGCTGTTGGTAGAGATATGGAAGACTTTGCTGTGGGAGACCGCGTGGCATGTGCCGGTGGCGGGTATGCCTCACATGCCGAAGTCGTCAACATCCCGAAGAACCTGCTTGTCAAACTGCCTGACCCTGTCGACTTCGAAGCCGCAGCCTTTGCGACACTTGGCGCCATTGCGCTGCAAGGCATTCGCTTAGCTGAGGTCAAGCTTGGCGAAGTGGTCGCAGTCATCGGCTTGGGTTTGCTTGGCCAACTGACCGTGCAGATGCTGAAAGCGGCGGGATGCATTGTGGTCGGGATGGATATCAAATCGCAGCGAGCTGATCTCGCGCAGCAGTTCGGTGCAGATGCCGTTGCGATTACCGCAGAACAGTGCCAGGCCATGTGCACGCGACTCTCTGGTGGGCAGGGGGCGGATGCTGTGTTGATTACTGCAGATACCAAAGAAAATGCGCCAGTTGAACTCGCTGGCGATCTCGCACGAGACAAAGGGGTCGTGGTTGCCGTGGGTGCGGTGGGGATGACGATCCCGCGAAAAGTGTACTTCGAGAAAGAACTCGACTTCCGCATCTCTCGTTCCTATGGTCCGGGCCGCTATGACGCAGAGTATGAAGAGAAGGGACATGACTATCCGATCGGCTACGTGCGATGGACAGAGAATCGCAACATTCAGGCCTTCGTGCGCTTGTTAGCTGAAGGTAAAGTCAATGTGAAGCCGCTCATTACTCATCGCATTGCGATCGAACAAGCGCCGCAAGCGTACGATGTGGTGCTGGGGAAAACTGGCGAGCCGTTCATGGGCGTCCTCTTGACGTATCCTGAACAGCCAGATTTAGCACGCCGCGTAGTACTACGAGACACTCAGCCGTTGTCCGAACGACACAACCCAACCGCCGACAAGGTCACTATTGGTGTTCTTGGTGCGGGAAATTATGCAACTGCCACACTGCTTCCCGCTATGCAGAATCTTCCCGGACTGACACTCGCGGGTGTGTGCACGGCCACAGGGATGACCAGCCGCACGGTTGGCGAGAAATTCGGCTTTGCGTTTTGCACGACTGCCGAAGAGGAACTCTTCACCAACCCAGAGGTCAACACCATCGTCATTACGACGCGTCATCATCTCCATGCACGACAAGTGGTAACGGCACTGGAAGCAGGGAAGCGGGTGTTTTGTGAGAAGCCACTTTGCCTGACAGCAGAGGAATTACAAACAGTAGCGCAAGCCTATGCCGAGCAGCAGAACCCTTTTGTGATGGTGGGATTCAATCGTCGCTTTGCGCCGATGGCGCAACAGTTGAAGAGCTTTGTTGCGACTCTACAGGAACCGCTGGCTTTGCACTACCGGATCAATGCGGGGTACATTCCATTGGAACATTGGGTCCACGACCCTGAGCAAGGTGGTGGCCGCATCATCGGTGAGGTCTGTCACTTTGTCGATTTGCTGTCGTTCTTGAGCGGATCACTTCCGGTGCAGGTCTATGCGAATGCCCTGTCGAATGGTGGCCGTTACTGTAACGATAACGTCATGATCACGCTGACGTTTGCTAATGGATCAGTGGGAACGATTACCTATGTTGCCAATGGTGACAAGGCCTTTCCCAAAGAGCGGGTCGAAGTTTTTGGCGGTGATGCGGTCGCGGTCCTTGATGACTTCCGGAGCCTCGAACTGGTTCGTCATGGGAACCGACAGGTGCATAAGGCGCGATTGCGGCAGGACAAAGGCCATCGCGGCGAGTGGGAAGCGATCGTGGCTGCGATACAAAAGGGTGCTCCAGAACCGATTCCCTTCACCGAGAGTGTCGTGGTCACGCGGGCAACATTCGCCATTGTCGAATCGCTACGGACAGGGAAAGCCGTCAAGATCGACGCGTAGGAGCGAGCCATGCTCACACGGCGATCTGTCTTGAAACTCGGAGGCTTGCTGGCCTTGCAACAAGCGTGCAGCGTACGCCCCCAGCCGCCTACCGAAGAGATGTCGTCGTTCCGTTTATTTGAACAAGGCAAGTGGCATGCGGTGATATGTTGTGCAGTGCAGGCGAGTGCTCAAGTTCGAACCGCAGCGACATTGTTGGCGCGTTACTGCCAGCAGTGCACTGGCGTGCCGATTGCCGCGGTAGCGAAGCCGTCCGCAGAGCAGGTGTGTATACAGATCGGAGCAGGTGTGGGCGAGCCGCCAGCGAGCGAGGTGCTCCGTGGTCTCGACGCCGACGGTTTTGTCATCGACTTTCCTGATAACCGAACAGTACGAATTCTTGGCGTGACAGATTGGGGCACCGAGTTCGGGGTCTACGAGTTCCTTGAGCGCTATCTTGGCGTACGCTGGTTGTTACCGGGACCACAAGGCGAGTATGTGCCACAACTTCAGACGCTTACGCTGATGCCTGAACTCGTACGCCAGCAGCCGGTCTTTACTTCACGACTCCTCAGCGGTTTGCGTGGTGAGGAACAAGTGACTTGGGCTCGACGGCAACGCCAGCATGGGCGGATCGAGTTTCATGACAATCTCCGCAACCTCTTCCCGCCCGAGCAGTATACCAAGACGCATCCACACTTTTTTCCTCTACGCGACGGGAAACGCTATCTGCCGCCGACGAATACCTCGCCGGCATGGCAACCTTGTTTTTCGGCTCATGGTCTTGTCGATGAAGCCGTCAAGAATATCTGTGCCTACTTTGCACGACATCCAAACGCAACGTCATATTCACTTGCTGTGAATGATGGACATGGATATTGCGAATGCGATCTGTGCACAGGGGGAGACGAGAAACGACGCAACGCTCTCGGACTCGTTGACGCGTCACGCGCATACTTTGCCTGAGCTAATGCTGTCGTCGCTGGGGTTTTAGAACAGTACCCTGACAAATGGTTTGGTTGCCTAGCGTATCGGGCAGTGTTGGAGCCACCGATACAGAGGACGGTTCACCCCCGCATTGTTCCGTTTCTCACCTACGATCGCATGAAGTGGGCAGACGCCACCATCGCCGCAGAAGGGAAGCAACCGACAGAAGCGTGGCAGCGCGCGGCGGCACAACTTGGCTGGTACGACTATGTCTATGGTACTCCGTACTGTGTGCCACG includes:
- a CDS encoding DUF4838 domain-containing protein encodes the protein MLTRRSVLKLGGLLALQQACSVRPQPPTEEMSSFRLFEQGKWHAVICCAVQASAQVRTAATLLARYCQQCTGVPIAAVAKPSAEQVCIQIGAGVGEPPASEVLRGLDADGFVIDFPDNRTVRILGVTDWGTEFGVYEFLERYLGVRWLLPGPQGEYVPQLQTLTLMPELVRQQPVFTSRLLSGLRGEEQVTWARRQRQHGRIEFHDNLRNLFPPEQYTKTHPHFFPLRDGKRYLPPTNTSPAWQPCFSAHGLVDEAVKNICAYFARHPNATSYSLAVNDGHGYCECDLCTGGDEKRRNALGLVDASRAYFA
- a CDS encoding zinc-binding dehydrogenase: MRQLIQSVRTGETRVAELPAPQAQASTALIQTVVSLVSAGTERMVVEFANKGLVAKARSRPDLVRQVFDKAKREGILSTLEAVRNRLDQPMALGYSSAGTVLAVGRDMEDFAVGDRVACAGGGYASHAEVVNIPKNLLVKLPDPVDFEAAAFATLGAIALQGIRLAEVKLGEVVAVIGLGLLGQLTVQMLKAAGCIVVGMDIKSQRADLAQQFGADAVAITAEQCQAMCTRLSGGQGADAVLITADTKENAPVELAGDLARDKGVVVAVGAVGMTIPRKVYFEKELDFRISRSYGPGRYDAEYEEKGHDYPIGYVRWTENRNIQAFVRLLAEGKVNVKPLITHRIAIEQAPQAYDVVLGKTGEPFMGVLLTYPEQPDLARRVVLRDTQPLSERHNPTADKVTIGVLGAGNYATATLLPAMQNLPGLTLAGVCTATGMTSRTVGEKFGFAFCTTAEEELFTNPEVNTIVITTRHHLHARQVVTALEAGKRVFCEKPLCLTAEELQTVAQAYAEQQNPFVMVGFNRRFAPMAQQLKSFVATLQEPLALHYRINAGYIPLEHWVHDPEQGGGRIIGEVCHFVDLLSFLSGSLPVQVYANALSNGGRYCNDNVMITLTFANGSVGTITYVANGDKAFPKERVEVFGGDAVAVLDDFRSLELVRHGNRQVHKARLRQDKGHRGEWEAIVAAIQKGAPEPIPFTESVVVTRATFAIVESLRTGKAVKIDA